A region of the Sarcophilus harrisii chromosome 3, mSarHar1.11, whole genome shotgun sequence genome:
CCAGTGGGAGTGCACATATATGCGATGAGGAGGGGTCATCCCAGCCCCCAGGAGCAAAGCAGGCCAATAGATGGCATGAAACTTAAGGATGTCTTTGCCTATGATGTGGTGGGTGGAAGGCCACCACACCTTCTGTTCCAAGTCAGGGTAACCTATAACTGTGAGGTAGTTAACCAGAGCATCAACCCACACATAGATGGTCTGTGTTGGGTCACCTGGAACTGGGAGGCCCCAGGACAAACTGCTATTCCCTCGGGACACCGAGAGGTCTGGCAGGTCTTCCTCCAGCCACTGGAGAACAGTAAGGCGAAAAGGATCCGGAGTGATGGCCTGAGGGTTGTCCTGGAGCCACTGCCTGAGAGGCTCCCTAAACTGGGAGAGCCTGAAGATATAGTTTTCCTCTTTCATCCAACATACCGGATGCCCGCTCTCCAGAGCCACCGGGTGGCTTTCCCCGTCGGGACCCGGGCGCCAGGTGACTTTAGCCTCGGGCAGGAAGCACTCATCGGAGGCGCAGTACCAGCCCTCGTACAGCCCCTTGTAGAGCAGACCTCGGGCTCGCAGGGCTCCCCAGAAGTGGTGCACGGCGCGCTGGTGCCGGGCCTCCGTGGTGCGCAGGAAGTCGGTAAAGGAGACGTCCGCCTCCTGGAAGAGCGCCCGGAACTGGGCGGACACCCGGTTGCAGAGTTCTGAAGGGCTGAGCCCCGCCGCGGCGGCCGCCTGTTGAATTTTCAGCCCGTGCTCGTCGGTGCCAGTAGAGAAGCGGACTAGGGAGTCCGCCAGAGCCGGGCCCCGAGGCGGCGCGGCCCGAAGGCGGCGGTAGCGGGCCATCGCATCGGCGAGTAATACCGAGTACAGGTGTCCGATGTGCGGAGCCGCATTCACGTAAAAGATGGGGGTAGTGAAGTAGGCGCGATCGTCCCGGGCACGCGGGGGCCCCGGACTCCCGTCGCCATCGCCGGCACCGTCACACCAGCCGCGGCTCCCCAGGACAGGGATCCGAAGACTGGGCCCTCGCCGCACGGAGTGCCCAATCCCCCGAAGCACGGCCTGAAGCATGGGTCCCAGGGACTCAAGAGCACCGGCAAAAACACGCCTGA
Encoded here:
- the MARS2 gene encoding methionine--tRNA ligase, mitochondrial, which encodes MGGASACAPFLLRLVPCRSPLRRVFAGALESLGPMLQAVLRGIGHSVRRGPSLRIPVLGSRGWCDGAGDGDGSPGPPRARDDRAYFTTPIFYVNAAPHIGHLYSVLLADAMARYRRLRAAPPRGPALADSLVRFSTGTDEHGLKIQQAAAAAGLSPSELCNRVSAQFRALFQEADVSFTDFLRTTEARHQRAVHHFWGALRARGLLYKGLYEGWYCASDECFLPEAKVTWRPGPDGESHPVALESGHPVCWMKEENYIFRLSQFREPLRQWLQDNPQAITPDPFRLTVLQWLEEDLPDLSVSRGNSSLSWGLPVPGDPTQTIYVWVDALVNYLTVIGYPDLEQKVWWPSTHHIIGKDILKFHAIYWPALLLGAGMTPPHRIYVHSHWTVHGQKMSKSLGNVVDPLTCLNRFTVDGFRYFLLRQGVPNWDCDYYEKKVVKLLDAELADALGGLLNRCTATSLNPTGIFPVFCNSCFPSMEGATVAPPKAQPEDYALVRSVSALPLQVENYYENFQIYKALEAVSSCVRQTNSFVQRNAPWKLNRENLADLQWLDTVLHVTLECLRVFGLLLQPVTPALADKLLSRLGISETERGLQDLCFLPRYYGQSCPFEGRRLGPDTGLLFPRLDKSRARLTKVHST